The Balearica regulorum gibbericeps isolate bBalReg1 chromosome 5, bBalReg1.pri, whole genome shotgun sequence genome window below encodes:
- the LOC104635161 gene encoding LOW QUALITY PROTEIN: cytosolic phospholipase A2 epsilon (The sequence of the model RefSeq protein was modified relative to this genomic sequence to represent the inferred CDS: inserted 2 bases in 2 codons), with protein sequence METYPVMRRRNGRALTIAMDRFIRANPHRKIGIRRRNHEKLQSAEDEPEVPWLCWLTVKIISMRNLRRADLLTLTDCYVKLRLPTASCQKARTRTVRNCRNPVWNETFHFMIQSEVKNVLELTVCDXDTFTPDDXLLTVCFDVAKIRRGEKVHLNFELNPEKQEELEVEFLLENIPGVSENIITNGVLVSREVSRLEVQVDETKMKSPYTRRDFTFSMKGSYEEAQDVSIGPHCSQGGSRTTMFHYIKHSQPRLHMTLPKERFFCGHGSARREMAVPLHSLDLGKKVAVKRGESYEVSVKEEDGCKNLDLRLGFDLCTEEQDFICKRKKVVAAALKNVLQLDEDLQEDEVPVVAVVTTAGGVRSMTAMFGSLLALQELGVLDCVSYISGLSATTWTMAKLYEDANWSQKDLRGPVGDIRKHVIKSKLHCFSLDHMKYYEKELCERKQEGHKLSFTDLWGLFIDCMLHHQGSTHKLSDQQLAVNQGQNPLPIYLSLNVKDDFSTLDFKEWVEFTPYEVGFLKYGAFVRSEDFGSEFFMGHLMKKIPESRICFLEGTWSNIFSQNFMDALYLSGHSEDFWHRWTRGTEHDIEEHPALPKKPYEQTTSLSIPKGCLSNTLREMMTGRPVVSTYHNFLKGLQLHNQYLENESFCMWKDTVLDSSPNKLIEMDDYLKLVDTAFFINTSCPPILRPERKVDVILHLNYSGGSQTLPLDLFSEYCLEHGIPFPGTELSQEDREHLKECYVFEDSLEAPILAYFPLVCDTFQKYKAPNVERSPTEMEQGRVNVSSCVAPYGTGLLTYTEENFNKLLNLCSYNILNNKHCILQALRTAVERKKRCKNHSSPQLSKLS encoded by the exons ATGGAGACGTATCCTGTCATGAGGAGGAGAAATGGTAGGGCCCTTACTATTGCCATG GATCGGTTCATCCGAGCAAACCCGCACAGGAAGATTGGAATCAGGAGGAGGAACCATGAAAAACTGCAGAGCGCTGAAGACGAG CCAGAAGTGCCTTGGTTGTGCTGGCTTACTGTAAAAATTATAAGCATGAGAAATCTCCGCAGAGCAGACCTGT TGACCCTAACTGATTGCTATGTGAAGCTGCGGCTGCCAACAGCTTCGTGTCAGAAAGCCCGGACAAGAACCGTACGCAACTGCAGAAACCCTGTCTGGAATGAAACCTTCCACTTCATGATACAAAGTGAAGTAAAG AACGTTCTGGAGCTGACAGTCTGTG GAGATACTTTCACACCAGATG CACTTTTGACTGTTTGCTTTGATGTAGCTAAAATAAGACGTGGAGAAAAAGTTCACCTGAATTTTGAGTTGAATCCAGAg aaacaagaagaaCTAGAAGTGGAATTTCTACTGGAAAACAT tccaGGTGTATCTGAAAACATCATTACTAATGGCGTACTAGTg tCTCGTGAAGTTTCCCGTCTGGAAGTACAGGTggatgaaacaaaaatgaagagcCCTTACACAA GGCGAGATTTCACATTCTCAATGAAAGGATCCTATGAAGAAGCCCAGGATGTTTCTATAGGTCCtcactgcagccagggaggcagcagaacCACCATGTTCCACTACATCAAGCACAGTCAACCCAGACTGCACATGACGCTGCCAAAGGAGCGTTTTTTCTGTGGT CATGGCTCAGCTAGGAGGGAAATGGCTGTGCCTCTACATTCTCTGGACTTGGGAAAGAAAGTGGCAGTGAAGAGG GGTGAATCTTATGAGGTGTCTGTGAAGGAAGAAGATGG TTGCAAGAATTTAGATTTGCGGTTGGGGTTTGATCTATGCACAGAGGAGCAGGATTTCATATGTAAAAGGAAGAAGGtggttgctgctgctctgaaaaatgttcttcagcTAGATGAAGACCTGCAGGAGGATGAG GTGCCAGTGGTGGCAGTCGTGACCACAGCAGGGGGAGTGCGGTCCATGACGGCTATGTTTGGCAGTCTTCTGGCTCTCCAGGAGTTAGGTGTTTTGGACTGTGTCTCATACATCAGTGGTTTATCTGCCACAACATG GACCATGGCAAAGTTATATGAAGATGCAAATTGGTCACAGAAGGATCTCAGAGGACCAGTCGGTGATATCAGGAAACATGTGATCAAGAGCAAGTTGCACTGTTTCTCATTGGATCATATGAAATACTATGAAAAGGAGCTTtgtgaaagaaagcaagagggGCATAAGCTGTCCTTTACAGATTTATGGGGACTCTTCATTGACTGTATGCTGCATCATCAG GGAAGTACTCACAAACTCTCTGATCAGCAACTGGCAGTAAATCAGGGGCAGAATCCACTGCCCATATACCTGTCCCTCAATGTCAAGGATGACTTTAGCACTCTGGATTTTAAAG AGTGGGTGGAGTTCACACCTTATGAGGTGGGTTTCCTGAAATACGGGGCCTTTGTTCGTTCAGAGGATTTTGGGAGTGAGTTCTTCATGGGTCATCTGATGAAGAAGATCCCAGAGTCCCGCATCTGCTTCTTGGAAG GCACATGGAGTAATATATTTTCCCAGAATTTTATGGATGCTCTCTACCTCTCGGGTCATTCAGAGGACTTCTGGCACAGATGGACCCGAGGCACTGAGCATGACATTG AGGAACATCCTGCTCTGCCCAAGAAGCCTTATGAACAGACAACATCGTTATCCATTCCTAAAGGCTGCCTTTCCAATACTCTTCGAGAAATGATGACTGGACGGCCAGTGGTTTCAACTTACCATAATTTCCTCAAGGGCTTGCAGCTACATAACCAGTATTTAGAGAATGAGAGCTTTTGCATGTGGAAAG ACACGGTGCTTGATTCTTCTCCCAACAAGCTGATCGAAATGGATGACTACCTCAAGCTGGTAGATACAGCTTTTTTCATCAATACCAGTTGCCCACCCATTCTGAGGCCAGAGAGGAAAGTGGAtgtcattttgcatttaaattacagCGGAGGATCACAGACTCTG CCACTGGACCTGTTTTCAGAGTACTGTTTGGAACATGGGATCCCATTCCCTGGCACGGAGCTGAGCCAGGAAGACAGGGAACACCTGAAGGAGTGCTATGTGTTTGAGGACAGCTTAGAGGCACCAATCTTGGCCTATTTCCCGCTGGTGTGTGATACCTTCCAAAAATACAAGGCACCGA ATGTGGAGCGCAGTCCCACCGAGATGGAGCAGGGAAGAGTAAACGTGTCCAGCTGTGTTGCTCCCTATGGCACTGGTCTGCTTACATATACTGAAGAGAATTTCAACAAGTTGCTGAACCTGTGCAGCTACAACATCCTGAATAATAAACACTGCATTCTTCAGGCTTTGCGAACTGCAGTGGAACGAAAAAAACGATGTAAAAACCATTCGTCACCTCAGTTGTCTAAActctcttaa